One window from the genome of Glycine soja cultivar W05 chromosome 12, ASM419377v2, whole genome shotgun sequence encodes:
- the LOC114380542 gene encoding kinesin-like protein KIN-5D, with protein sequence MEAQQRRGGLVPLSPARDLRSADSNSSGHSKFDKDKGVNVQVLVRCRPLSEDEARLNTPIVISCNEGRREVSAVQNIANKQIDRTFAFDKVFGPNSKQKELFEQAMSPIVNEVLEGYNCTIFAYGQTGTGKTYTMEGGARKKNGEFPSDAGVIPRAVKQIFDILEAQNAEYSMKVTFLELYNEEITDLLAPEETLKFVDDKSKKPIALMEDGKGGVFVRGLEEEVVCTANEIYKILEKGSAKRRTAETLLNKQSSRSHSIFSITIHIKECTPEGEEMIKCGKLNLVDLAGSENISRSGAREGRAREAGEINKSLLTLGRVINALVDHSGHVPYRDSKLTRLLRDSLGGKTKTCIVATISPSIHCLEETLSTLDYAHRAKNIKNKPEINQKMVKSALIKDLYSEIERLKQEVYAAREKNGIYIPRDRYLHEEGEKKAMVEKIERMELEAESKDKQLMELQELYKCQQLLTVELSDKLEKNEKSLEETERSLFDLEEKHTQANATIMEKEFLISNLLKSEKALVEHAIELRADLENAASDVSNLFSKIERKDKIEEGNRILVQKFQSQLAQQLEDLHKTVAASVIQQEQQLKEMESDMHSFVSTKAEAIENLRMRVGKFKNMYGSGIKALDNLAEEFKGNNQLTFEALNSEVAKHSSALEDLFKGIALESDSLLNDLQSSLQKQEAKLTAYARQQEEAHARAVENTRAVSKITVNFFETLHMHASNLIQIVEESQFTNDQKLYELENKFEECTAHEEKQLLEKVAEMLASSSSRKKKLVQMAVNDLRESANAKISRLRQETLTMQDSTSSVKAEWKLHMEKTESNYHEDTSAVESGKNDLVEAIQRCRKKAEVGAQQWRNAQESILSLEKRNAASVDTIIRGGMEDNHLRRDRFSSAVSTTLEDAEIASKDINSSIEHSLQLDHYACGNLNSMIIPCCGDLRELKGGHYHRIVEISENAGKCLLSEYTVDEPSCSTPRKRTFNLPSVSSIEELRTPSFEELLKSFWDAKSPKHANGDVRYIGAYEAAQSVRDSRVPLVAIN encoded by the exons GTTTTTGGTCCTAATTCCAAGCAGAAAGAACTTTTTGAACAGGCAATGTCTCCTATTGTGAATGAAGTGCTTGAAGGATATAACTGCACCATCTTTGCGTATGGTCAAACAGGGACAGGGAAGACATACACAATGGAAGGAGGTGCAAGGAAGAAG AATGGAGAGTTTCCTAGTGATGCTGGTGTCATACCAAGAGCCGTGAAACAGATTTTTGACATATTAGAAGCTCAGAATGCCGAGTATAGCATGAAAGTAACGTTTCTAGAGCTTTACAATGAGGAGATAACAGATCTTTTGGCCCCTGAGGAGACTTTAAAATTTGTGGATGACAAATCTAAGAAACCTATAGCTCTTATGGAGGATGGAAAGGGGGGTGTTTTTGTCAGAGGTTTAGAGGAAGAGGTTGTTTGCACTGCAAATGAAATTTATAAGATATTGGAAAAGGGTTCTGCGAAAAGGCGAACGGCTGAGACTCTTCTTAACAAACAAAGCAGTCGTTCCCACTCCATATTTTCTATCACTATTCACATTAAGGAGTGTACTCCAGAGGGTGAAGAAATGATTAAATGTGGGAAGCTAAATCTTGTGGACCTTGCAGGTTCTGAGAATATTTCACGTTCCGGTGCAAGAGAG GGTAGAGCAAGGGAAGCTGGGGAGATAAATAAAAGCTTGCTTACACTTGGTCGAGTGATTAATGCTTTAGTTGATCATTCAGGTCATGTGCCATATAG GGATAGCAAATTAACAAGACTGTTAAGGGATTCCTTGGGCGGTAAAACCAAGACATGCATCGTTGCTACGATATCACCTTCTATTCACTGTCTGGAAGAAACTCTAAGTACCTTGGATTATGCACACCGTGCCAAAAATATCAAGAACAAACCAGAG ATCAATCAAAAGATGGTGAAATCTGCACTCATTAAGGATCTGTATTCTGAAATTGAAAGACTGAAGCAAG AGGTGTATGCTGCAAGAGAGAAAAATGGAATTTATATACCGCGGGATCGTTATCTTCATGAAGAAGGGGAGAAGAAG GCCATGGTTGAAAAGATAGAACGCATGGAGCTAGAAGCAGAGTCTAAGGATAAG CAATTGATGGAACTTCAAGAACTCTACAAATGTCAGCAACTTTTGACTGTCGAGTTAAGTgataaacttgaaaaaaatgag AAAAGTCTTGAAGAAACTGAGCGGTCATTATTTGATCTTGAGGAGAAACACACACAAGCAAATGCAACTATTATGGAAAAGGAATTTCTAATATCGAATCTACTGAAATCTG AAAAAGCACTTGTGGAGCATGCAATTGAGCTACGAGCTGATCTAGAGAATGCTGCATCTGATGTGTCAAACCTGTTTTCTAAAATTG AGCGGAAGGATAAAATTGAAGAAGGAAATAGAATACTTGTCCAGAAATTCCAGTCTCAGTTAGCTCAACAGCTAGAAGATTTGCACAAGACGGTTGCAGCATCTGTAATTCAACAAGAGCAACAACTAAAGGAAATGGAAAGTGATATGCACTCGTTTGTATCAACAAAGGCAGAG GCTATTGAAAATCTAAGAATGCGGGTaggaaaatttaaaaacatgtatGGTTCTGGCATTAAAGCTTTGGACAATTTAGCTGAGGAGTTTAAAGGAAATAATCAGTTAACTTTTGAAGCGTTGAATTCTGAAGTAGCCAAGCATTCATCTGCCTTGGAGGAT CTTTTCAAAGGAATTGCATTAGAATCTGATTCATTACTAAATGATCTTCAAAGTAGTCTCCAAAAGCAAGAGGCCAAGTTGACTGCTTATGCACGACAACAGGAAGAG GCACATGCCAGAGCAGTGGAGAATACACGTGCAGTATCTAAAATAACTGTGAACTTCTTTGAGACATTACACATGCATGCTTCCAATTTGATCCAAATTGTAGAAGAATCACAATTTACCAATGATCAGAAATTGTATGAACTTGAAAACAAGTTTGAG GAGTGTACTGCCCATGAAGAAAAACAACTACTGGAGAAAGTAGCAGAAATGCTTGCTAGCTCTAGttctagaaagaaaaaactG GTTCAAATGGCAGTTAATGATCTTCGGGAGAGTGCAAACGCTAAAATCAGTAGGCTGAGGCAAGAAACCTTAACCATGCAAGATTCCACTTCTTCTGTTAAAGCAGAATGGAAACTTCACATGGAAAAAACGGAGTCCAACTATCATGAGGATACATCTGCAGTAGAATCTGGAAAGAATGACCTTGTGGAGGCTATTCAGCGCTG CCGCAAAAAGGCAGAAGTAGGTGCACAACAATGGAGAAATGCTCAAGAATCCATCCTTAGCCTAGAGAAGAGAAATGCTGCTTCTGTGGATACTATTATTCG GGGAGGAATGGAAGATAATCATCTCCGACGAGACCGATTCTCAAGTGCTGTGTCAACTACACTTGAAGATGCAGAAATCGCAAGCAAGGATATTAACTCATCCATTGAAC ATTCATTGCAACTTGATCATTACGCTTGTGGGAATCTGAACTCTATGATTATCCCATGCTGTGGTGACTTGAGAGAATTGAAGGGCGGTCATTACCACAGAATTGTAGAGATAAGTGAAAATGCAGGGAAATGTCTTCTCAGTGAATACACG GTAGATGAACCATCTTGTTCAACACCAAGAAAGAGAACCTTCAATTTACCCAGTGTTTCATCCATAGAAGAACTAAGAACCCCATCATTTGAGGAACTACTAAAATCATTCTGGGATGCAAAATCTCCAAAACATGCAAATGGTGATGTTAGATACATTGGGGCATATGAAGCTGCTCAATCCGTAAGAGATTCCAGAGTTCCTCTTGTAGCAATTAACTAG
- the LOC114378012 gene encoding BTB/POZ domain-containing protein At5g60050-like, translated as MGGDSHSALKSREVSAMIKQGFIPDPTHSFSPSRTFSPPPSSTRPSQTQTQTQSHTHSHPHTQTLFDMMSEEHKFSDEKRRKTQDRVSRLLDEPALRGGGDVRLTVVARDGFRASMEVRKTVLADKSRFFADKLRCAGGDLSHSVEISDCDDIEVYVEAIVLMHCEDLKPRLRSMAEGVPKILSLLKVSAAIMFDLGVVSCLEYLESIPWTEDEQEEVISQLEHLQIDDSATEVLLRVSSDPSTADRADDIFLNLLSGVLQAKDDKARREMKALLSRLLKENVSNDSSRLDVSKDTLYHLCHKCIGSLLLCLSEAASSDEKLDRGAIMSDITREADNIQWIVDILIGKKIGDEFVKIWAEQKELVTLHSKVPTVYRHEISRITAQLCIGIGRGHILVPKEIRFSLLSTWLEALYEDFGWMRRASRAVDRKLVEDGLSQTILTLPLLQQQSVLLNWFDRFLSKGDDCPNIQKAFEIWWRRAFIRQYSAEPENSQLQITLSDYPS; from the exons ATGGGTGGAGATAGTCATAGTGCTCTGAAATCCAGAGAAGTATCAGCGATGATAAAGCAGGGTTTCATACCCGACCCAACCCACTCTTTCTCACCTTCCAGAACCTTCTCTCCTCCTCCTTCCTCAACTCGCCCGAGTCAGACTCAGACTCAGACTCAGTCCCATACTCACTCTCACCCTCACACTCAGACTCTCTTCGACATGATGTCGGAGGAGCACAAATTCTCCGACGAGAAGCGCCGCAAAACGCAAGATCGAGTCTCCAGGCTCCTCGACGAGCCCGCCCTGCGCGGCGGCGGCGACGTCAGGCTCACGGTGGTCGCCAGGGACGGTTTCAGGGCCTCGATGGAGGTTCGCAAGACCGTTCTCGCCGACAAGAGCCGCTTCTTCGCCGACAAGCTTCGCTGCGCCGGCGGCGATCTCTCCCACTCCGTCGAGATCAGCGACTGCGACGACATCGAAGTGTACGTTGAGGCCATCGTTTTGATGCACTGCGAGGATCTCAAGCCTAGGTTGCGCTCCATGGCCGAAGGAGTTCCCAAAATTTTGAGCTTGCTCAAG GTTTCAGCAGCTATCATGTTTGACCTTGGAGTTGTGTCATGCCTGGAATATTTGGAATCTATTCCGTGGACTGAGGATGAACAGGAGGAAGTCATATCTCAGCTAGAACATCTTCAGATTGATGACTCTGCAACTGAAGTTCTTCTTAGAGTATCATCTGATCCATCTACTGCTGATAGAGCTGACGACATCTTCTTGAACCTGCTAAGTGGTGTTCTACAAGCAAAAGACGACAAAGCTCGTAGGGAAATGAAAGCTCTGTTATCAAGATTGCTTAAAGAGAATGTGTCTAATGATAGCAGCAGACTTGATGTTTCTAAAGACACACTTTATCATCTTTGCCATAAGTGTATTGGTTCTCTTCTCCTATGCCTGTCCGAAGCAGCCAGCAGCGATGAGAAGCTGGATCGGGGGGCTATAATGAGCGACATAACTCGTGAAGCTGACAATATTCAGTGGATTGTTGACATTCTGATTGGCAAAAAGATAGGTGATGAATTTGTGAAAATATGGGCAGAGCAGAAAGAACTTGTTACACTTCACTCCAAGGTTCCAACAGTTTACCGCCATGAGATCAGCAGAATCACAGCACAACTGTGCATCGGCATTGGAAGGGGACACATACTGGTGCCAAAAGAAATTCGATTTTCCTTGTTGTCAACATGGCTAGAAGCTCTATATGAAGATTTTGGATGGATGAGGAGAGCTTCTAGAGCTGTTGACAGGAAATTGGTTGAGGATGGACTAAGCCAAACTATATTGACACTTCCTTTACTCCAACAACAGTCTGTGTTGCTGAATTGGTTTGATAGATTTCTTAGTAAAGGAGATGACTGCCCTAATATTCAGAAGGCATTTGAGATTTGGTGGAGAAGGGCTTTCATCAGACAGTATTCAGCTGAGCCTGAAAATTCCCAATTGCAAATAACTCTCTCTGATTACCCCAGCTGA